AAATACTTGTAGGCTGAGTTATATTTCGTATCTCTGTATTATTGACTTCAACTACTGATGGTAAAGGAATAGCAGTTGGTGACAAGAAACGTGAGTATAACAAGAGATTGTTTATTTCAGAATCAAACCAAGAAAGCGGTAACTGATAATAACTATTAGATTTTACCTCCAAATTAATTGATTGCCAATATTTAACGAGTTCGTCATAACGCAAAAAACCATGAATATTTAATTGTTCTTCCTCTTCTAAAATTTCCAGCAAGACATAGAAGTGAGCAACCCTTTTTGGTGAAGTGATAATTTTTTGTGATACAGTGACAAAATCATCAATCAGATTATCTATGATAATTAAGCAAAGGCGAAATTCACCAATATTGAGATAACAAACATCATCAATTAGATTCTCACCACTGTCTTGATTAATTTTGAGATTTGGATTTCGTTCTTTTAGGTAATTTTCAAAGCCGAGTTGTGCTAATGCGTTTAAATAAAATTTCCATTGGCTAATCTCGCCGAATTGGTTAAAATTATTCTCGCTGATGACTTGTGCTTCCTCAAAAAAATCTGGTTCTAGCAAAACAACTTTTGGGGAAAATATTATTCTCCTCTTTTGTGTTGTAAGTATAGATTTTTCAGATATATTCATCTTTTATCTCCCCATTGATCATCTCATGAAAAAGCAATGTATATTTGTTAGTATATATCTTGTTTATGCTGCGTAGGATGAATCACTAAGGTAAACGCAGATTTGTTTAGCGAATAAGCTATTTTTACTTTGTTTTTTCCCACTAAGTAATTCTGCTTTTGCCTGTTTGAATGTTTGATTCCAGGCAAAATCTCTAATTTCCGCAACAATATTTTTTAGAGATTCAGGTTCCTGAGAAATTCTTGTTGACTGAGATTGATTCAGCGATTGTAAAAGTTTCTCCAAAAAAATCTCCTCTGTTCGATACTGGACAATTTCCAAAAAATTTTCTAACTGCATAATACGTCTGGCTTTACTCCATTCGATTCCCCAATGTTTACCAATTTCACTTAAGGATATACTCTCTTGGTAATAAAGTCGCAAGCCTTCCGGTAATCGTTGAGCAAAATTTTTGTAACCTTTACTTTTTTTCAAATCTTCAATCCGCTGGTGAATCACCTCTCCTATTGTTTCATATAACACCTGTTCAAACAAGTCTTTACAGATTTCTTGTAATCTTTCAAATTCTACGTCCTCCGGCTCGCGGTCTGTATGATAAGGTAATTCTGGATTGGGAAAATAATCATTGGTTGAATTATCATACACTTCCATAGGTACAGTTTTGGTACTACCTGTTTTTTTGTAAAGCCAGTCTTGACGTAAGCTTTCTGCTATATGTTTGAGATGATAAATTAATGTATTCTGAGAAATAATAAGATTTTTTTGCTGCAACAAATACAGCATTTCTTGCAGTTGGCTTGGTGTTGGTTCAGAACAGCGCCCTTTTTGGCGTTTTTTTAGTCTGTCTCGTTGGTACACTGTTTTAAAAGCTTTTACAATTTCATAGTCTTCTGTTGAAAGAAGCCCAGACAAAGAACGGGTTACAGATTTACATAGTAGTCCCCAATCACTAGGAGTCGCTAACCCAAACTCCCACAAAAATGACTTAATTTCTTCATTCTGGCGGGTGAGTCTGTGAATCCAATTATCTAAGCTTTCGTTAGAGCCTAAGTTGGGATTAAAGCTGCGCAAAATGTCAACGCTAAAAAATTTTCCGCCTTTTGCTATGGGTCGAGTCGTGCCATCATGGTTATTCAAGATATATTGAGTTTTACCCTCACTATCTAAAATCACCAGTGCTTTACCATCATCGTTTAAAACGAAGGGAAGTAAATCGGTGTACTTAAAAAGATTTTCTGCACTGACATTGTAGATGTGAGGGATGGTTTTGCAGGTGATGAGAATTCTGTGTGAAACATAGCAGCGTAGACAAAGTCCGGCGATCGCACGTTGATAGATGTCGTCATCTAAACGAAAAATGTTCCACAAAACTGTTTGAACTTGTTTATTTTCTTCTGTCGATAGTGTGGGTTTGTTGCTTAAGTGAGGGAATTGTGTTTTCAAAAACTCCTTAGCTTTAGAGATTTCTCTGTGGTGTTTTAGATGAACATCTTTCCCTATAGGAAGTATCTGCATTTGCCAATATTTAGTTGGTGATGCCATAGTAATTTAAATTACTTAACGCTTGGTAAAACACGATATTGCGAAGCAGCACCAGAGACTATTTTTTGATTCATCTTCTGGGCGCTATATTTATATAGGTTTGATTTTGGGAAGATATGCAGTTTTGGGGAATGGGAAGCCGATGAAGGTAGATATACCAATTTACAGGCATTTTCAGGTAAATAGACCACAGTCATAGAGGTGCAATGCCTTGCATCCTTAAAAGTGGTGTAGTTCATTTATGTGAAAACTGCTAGCTCATAAATTTTGGGCGAACGCACCCAACAAAGAGGAGCACGATCGCGCTCCTGGAAAAAAGAACATATGCTTTGACTCTGGGTATTTAGGTAAAGATACTAAATATTAGTACTTATATTAACTTTTAAGCGTATCCGAGATTTGATTTTAATTCTGCAAGCCAATTTTGAGCATATTTGTTAGCTAGAGGTTTTACAATCTCTCTACCAACCATTTCTTCCATTATCTCATCATTGATGAGATAATAGATGATAGCCTCAAATTTATCAAAGTAAGTCGTTATCAAACCTGCCTTTGCTTCTTCAGATAAACAAGAATTTGCTGTTAAGTTGCATAGCTCATTAAACAAATTTGCTACTGTTTCATTGCTAAGTAACAAATCTGCTACTTGGTTGCTTATATCCCCTGGTATAAACATTTCACTAATTCCATCAAGACTAGCCCCAACTGAACGACCCAGAGCTTCGCCTGCGAATCCAGCTATAGAACCTCCAGCTGCCAAGATAACAAACTTAACGGCATATTTTTTAACCAACTCTTCTGACTCTAAATATTCTTTTTCTTCATCAAAAATAAAGTCGCTTAAAACGTATCCAGCAGCCCCACCTAGAGGACCTGCGGCTACACCTCCAACTAATCCCAACCCCATCTTTGCCAAAAGTTGTATCATGATGATTACTCCAAAACTTTTTTGTTGAGCAGAAAGAGAAACTTAAAGTAATTGTTTTCTCTGCTTCCACTTTTAAATAAGTTCAGGTTCAATCAACCCATACACTTAGTTGAAATAGTTGATATAATTCTCAATAAATAAAAGAGCTACATTTATAACCGTTGGCGAGAGTGGGCGACTGGTGCAAGATGTTGGTTAACGTTTCTGAGTGCCGATACCGTCACATAAAGTGCGATCGCTTGTTATCCACCTAAAGATATAAGTAAATGTGACTAAACTTCCATTTGGGTCACACAAGTGTATAAGTCGATTGGACTTAAACCTATTTAAAAGTAGAAGCAGGAAAACAAGCAATTAGCTTGAGTTCCTCCTTCTGCTTAAAAGAAAATCACACCATCAAAAAAAAATTCCTATGAGCATCAAACCTGATTTGCAACAAAGTTTCATGACTCAATTGCTGAAAACAAAATCATTCACACGAACAATCAACAAACTTTCTGCTATCGGACTAGTGGTGTGTTCACTTTTAACAACATCATTTTTAACACCCGAATCTAGCTACGCTAACAGTGTCTTCAACAAAAAAGATTCTGCTGTTGTCCAAACAAAGCAGAACTCTGGAGTTAGGGGAAATTACAAAGACTTTTTGACAGCACTTGCAATAAGAGAAACAGGACAACAAAATCCACCTACTAACATTGAGAACCAGTTGGGTTTTATAGGCAAGTATCAATTCGGAGAAGCCTTACTGAAAGATCTTGGCTATTACGACACCCCTAATCCCTATATTGGTGGAGCAAATGGTGTAGACAGGAATTATTGGCGCGGTACATGGAGAGGTAAAAATGGGATTAATAGCAAGCAAGATTTCCTTAATAATAAGAATAATGTGCAAGAAATAGCTATTCAAGAAGCTATGCAATACAAGTGGGGCTTGATCAAAAATCAACTCAATGGACGTTCCATAAAAGAATTTATCGGACAACAACGAGGAGGAGTAGTCGTCACAGCATCCGGAATTCTTGCAGCGGCGCATCTGCGTGGGGAAGGAGGAGTTGCCAAGCTGCTGCTGAGTAACCAGGGTTCTACAGATGAAAATGGCACTTCTATTCTCGCCTACTTAAGGGAATTTGCCGGATACCAAGTCCCTTTTGATTAGGGGAAACACTGTCAGCGTCATTGGAATTCTTTTGTGCTTTTAGTCGTTCACTTTTGAATTCCAATACCCTTGCATAAAGTGCTATCGCTCTTACTCACTTTTGGATTGTTTTTCAGATAATCGTGCACCCAACTGCAACCATCAGCCAATAGTTGATTTGACTCCAATCCCAAATTCCAGATAATAATTTTTCCGGCTTTGTCGGCTGAAATAAGGTGATTGCCATCGGGGCTGAAATTAATGCTCATGACAGAATCACTATGTCCTTTGTAAGTTTTCAATTCTTTACCGTCAAGACTCCAGAGTTTAACAGTCTTATCTAAACTACCAGTAGCAATTGTTTTGCCATCTGGACTAAATTTGACACGGAAGACTCCAGCTTCATGTCCTTTGAGAGTTGTGATTAATTTGATGAATTTACCTTCAAGCGTCCAAAGTTTGACAGTTTTATCCTCACTAGCAGTAGCAATCATCTTGCCGTTGGGACTGAAACTGACACTATGAACTCCATCTTGATGATGTGTAAGAGTTGTGATTAGTTTACCTTCTGTTGTCCAAAGTTTGACAGTTTTGTCCCAACCAGCGGTAGCAATCATTTTGCCATCTGGACTAAAACTGACGCTATTAGCCCCTTCTCCATCTTCATCTTTATCTTTTTTATGTGCCTTAATGGTGTGGAGCAAATTGCCATCTAAGCTCCAAAGTATGACAGTTCCATCATGACCAGCGGTAGCAATCATTTTGCCATCCGGACTAAAACTTACTTGCCAAATCCATTTTTTATTGTGCCCTTGGAAAGTTTTTATTTTCTCTCCTTGACGATTCCAAAGTATGACAGTGCCATCTTGAGTAGCGGTAGCAATTCTTTGTTTATTAGGGCTAAAACTGATGTGAGTAAACCATGTATCATGGCTACTGTCATCTAATTTAAGGGTTTTAATTAATTCACCTGAGCGCTTCCAAAATTTGACAGTCTTGTCCTTACTAGCGGTGGCATATTCTTTTCTATCAGGGATAAAACTTACGCAAAAAATCGCATCATTATGCGCCTGATGGATTTGATGTTTCTTCCCTTTTACTTGCCAAAGTTTCACAGTTCCATCTTTGCTAGCAGTGGCTATTGTTTTTCCGTCCGGACTGAAACTGACACTCCATATCCAATCTTTATGTCCGCTCATTAGGGTTTGGAGTTTCTCGCCAGATTCACTCCAGATGATAATAGTTTGGTCAGCATCGACGCTAACAATCTGCTTTCCATCAGGACTAAAGCTCACGCTAGTGACCGAATTTTTATGAGCATCTAGGGTTTTTATTTCCTTTCCTTCAATGCTCCAGAGTTTCACAGTTTCATCCCTACTAGCGGTAGCAATTTTTTGACTATCAGGGCTGAAACTCACACCCCAAACCCAATCTTTATGTCCAGCGAAGGTTCGCAGTAGTTTTCCATCCCGGCTCCAGAGTTTGACTGTTTTATCCTGACTGGTAGTAGCAAGAGTGTTACCATCAGGACTGAAACTCAGGTTTAAGATAGGCTGATCATGTCCCTTGAAGGTTTTGATTAATTTACCTTCAATTGTCCAGAGTTTGATATATCCCTTGGCATCAGCGCTAGCAATTGTCTTTCCGTCAGGACTAAAACTGACACTATAAACTTTTGTATTATGCCCCGTAAGGGTGGTCATTAATTTTCCTTCTGTTGTCCAAAGTTTGACAGTTCCATCCCAACTAGCTGAGGCAATTATCTTTCCTGTAGGGCTAAACTTGACGCTACGTACCCAATCTTGATGTCCTTTGAGAGTTTGTATCTGAGTCCCATCCAAACTCCAGAGTTTAACAGTTTTATCCCTACTGGCAGTGGCAATTCTTTGACCGTCGGGACTGAAACTAACGTCTGTCACTTCATCTGTATGCTTTTCCAGTCGATTGTGTTCTGTAACTTTATAAAGTGCCTCTTGTAAGAAAATATCAATCTGTTTTTGGATATCAGCTTTTTCCTGGTGTCTATAAAATGCTGGGAAAAAAGATGTTTCATTCAGTTTTCTGGATGCCTTCAAACTTTCTATGAGGGCATCAAAATCTTGACCTGAAGTCAAAAGTGCTTTACTAGATACACTAATAGCTTTGATTTCGTTCAAACGTGAATTCTGCCATTGCCACCATGCAGCCCCAGCTAGCATTAAGGTTACCACCAAACCACCAGTAAGCCCAAAAACAGTTAGCTGTCGTCTGCGCCTATGTTGGCTTTGCTCGTTATCCCACCGTATCATGCTACCAGTGATCAAATCTAGCTCTCGTGGTGTCAGTTCATCTCCCCGTTGTTTGTACCAATCTTGTGCGACTGCTAGCCGCGTTCCTTGTAATAAAGCTTCTGGATTTTTATTGCTATTTTCCCAGTCACGCATTTCTTGCTTGAGTCTTTCTTGCCAAATGCGAAACTCACGGTTAGCTTCTATCCACTCCCGCAGAGTTCCCCATTCCCGAATTAATGCTTCATGAACAATTTCTACTGTTTCTATCTTCTCAATTTCATCCCACCCAGTCACCAGCAAACGTTCATCAGCCAAACGTTTAACTAAACCCCAATTTTCATTCCCCACTTCGTTGCGAGTCGCCACACGCCTAGTGTCTTCCGTCCCTTCCCCTGGACGCACTAACTGAATAAAAACTCTTTGCGCTTGTTGTTTCTCTTCCTCAGATAGGTTTTTTAAAACTTCATCAGCGTGTTTTGCTAAACCTTTTTCTAAACCGCCAATTTCTTCATAAGCCTTGTGAGTCAAATACCAATTTTTCTGTTTTGACCAAAGCTGAGTTAAAGCAAATTCCAAAAGAGGTAAACGACCGGGGTGTTCGCCCACACTATTAATAAGTTTACTTGTTAACCCCTCCTCCAATTCCACCTTCATTTTTAAAGCAGGTTTTTCAATCGCATCTCGCAATTCCTTTTTGTCCATTGGAGTTAGTAACAATGGAGTGTATTCTTGCAAAGCCTTCCCCATTGGTTGATAATCAAGCACAATTCCCAAAAAATCTGCTCGCAGCGTCAACACCAGCGTAAATGCTGGAACAGATTTGACAGCCAAAAGTAGTACATTCAAAAAACTGTAACGTTCTTCTTGGGCAGCAAGAGTGTAAAGTTCTTCAAACTGGTCTGCCACTAACACCAAACGCTGATACCCTGAGGAGTGAATGATATTTTCGAGGAAATTGGATAATGCTGTCTCATCATGTCGCAAGTTGACCTCGAATTCTAGTTCTGCTAACCTGCTATTAGCTTCTCCTGATGCTTTTGGTTGTCGTTGTGCTAGGAATTGGCAATATTTGCTTAGTGCGATCGCCAAAGAATCAAACGGATTTTTCCCAGGACGAAAACTGACTATCTCCACATTCCCAACAGTTTTTAAATGGGGAATCAACCCTGCAAACACTACAGAAGACTTTCCACTCCCAGAAGCACCAACTACAGGAACTAGCGGTTTGCTGTTTACTGCTTCCACTAAATCTGCAATAAATTTATCCCTACCAAAAAAGAAGTCTGCATCTTTCTCTCCAAACGCAGATAAACCGTGATAAGGACATTCAGGAAGTTCACCAGAAAGTCCTCCCAAATCTTCCCAACTCGGTGGCGGTTCAGTTGTATTTTGACAGATAATTGGTAACCAGCTTACCCCCGGTAGCTGCTTTG
This portion of the Brasilonema sennae CENA114 genome encodes:
- a CDS encoding DUF1822 family protein, coding for MNISEKSILTTQKRRIIFSPKVVLLEPDFFEEAQVISENNFNQFGEISQWKFYLNALAQLGFENYLKERNPNLKINQDSGENLIDDVCYLNIGEFRLCLIIIDNLIDDFVTVSQKIITSPKRVAHFYVLLEILEEEEQLNIHGFLRYDELVKYWQSINLEVKSNSYYQLPLSWFDSEINNLLLYSRFLSPTAIPLPSVVEVNNTEIRNITQPTSISTQTLVNLTNWWLEVFEEGWQSTKNILKTLDNNYVWGYARSHSINEHYSGAKKLDFGLLLNGQTLALVVNLKRLENNEVDVLVQVIHCYQKHHNEEYLPPGLKLRVTLNPNTSESESEEVTAREADKVIQLEFSEALGKQFKVEVSFNNLVVTEDFLL
- a CDS encoding eIF2A-related protein; translation: MEIWVNLEFGDGNFEHGFDNLNLEVTIANPQLNITQLEVYPERSRRVQLPPNADIPVFYQRWKEQYYSLLKHSRGGFKKNQVTHISNTDCYDSAQRLCNHLHQWLYPIQSELKQALSQHPQPEIRLVINTQKIDSQITKDILHRLPWQEWDFLAQNLSCEAAVRFHSCVASPTASKELSTSSKIRRPRIISIFGDSKNIDTSADKELLQKLQKRAAELIVLSEPNRSDFNALWEEACDILFFAGHSETKSDGQTGIININPDDSLSLSEIKRTLKAAIKKGLKLAIFNSCDGLGLASQLADLNLPYIIVWREEVPDKLAQKFLKYFLNSFAEGQSLFTALREARDKLKELADDKDIAKQLPGVSWLPIICQNTTEPPPSWEDLGGLSGELPECPYHGLSAFGEKDADFFFGRDKFIADLVEAVNSKPLVPVVGASGSGKSSVVFAGLIPHLKTVGNVEIVSFRPGKNPFDSLAIALSKYCQFLAQRQPKASGEANSRLAELEFEVNLRHDETALSNFLENIIHSSGYQRLVLVADQFEELYTLAAQEERYSFLNVLLLAVKSVPAFTLVLTLRADFLGIVLDYQPMGKALQEYTPLLLTPMDKKELRDAIEKPALKMKVELEEGLTSKLINSVGEHPGRLPLLEFALTQLWSKQKNWYLTHKAYEEIGGLEKGLAKHADEVLKNLSEEEKQQAQRVFIQLVRPGEGTEDTRRVATRNEVGNENWGLVKRLADERLLVTGWDEIEKIETVEIVHEALIREWGTLREWIEANREFRIWQERLKQEMRDWENSNKNPEALLQGTRLAVAQDWYKQRGDELTPRELDLITGSMIRWDNEQSQHRRRRQLTVFGLTGGLVVTLMLAGAAWWQWQNSRLNEIKAISVSSKALLTSGQDFDALIESLKASRKLNETSFFPAFYRHQEKADIQKQIDIFLQEALYKVTEHNRLEKHTDEVTDVSFSPDGQRIATASRDKTVKLWSLDGTQIQTLKGHQDWVRSVKFSPTGKIIASASWDGTVKLWTTEGKLMTTLTGHNTKVYSVSFSPDGKTIASADAKGYIKLWTIEGKLIKTFKGHDQPILNLSFSPDGNTLATTSQDKTVKLWSRDGKLLRTFAGHKDWVWGVSFSPDSQKIATASRDETVKLWSIEGKEIKTLDAHKNSVTSVSFSPDGKQIVSVDADQTIIIWSESGEKLQTLMSGHKDWIWSVSFSPDGKTIATASKDGTVKLWQVKGKKHQIHQAHNDAIFCVSFIPDRKEYATASKDKTVKFWKRSGELIKTLKLDDSSHDTWFTHISFSPNKQRIATATQDGTVILWNRQGEKIKTFQGHNKKWIWQVSFSPDGKMIATAGHDGTVILWSLDGNLLHTIKAHKKDKDEDGEGANSVSFSPDGKMIATAGWDKTVKLWTTEGKLITTLTHHQDGVHSVSFSPNGKMIATASEDKTVKLWTLEGKFIKLITTLKGHEAGVFRVKFSPDGKTIATGSLDKTVKLWSLDGKELKTYKGHSDSVMSINFSPDGNHLISADKAGKIIIWNLGLESNQLLADGCSWVHDYLKNNPKVSKSDSTLCKGIGIQK